A region of the Candidatus Effluviviaceae Genus I sp. genome:
TCTCTCAGGTTCTCGAGGTTCCCCGCGTAGGTGAGCTTGTCGATGTTAATGATGTGGCAATCCGGGCGCCGTGCGAGGTAGATTCGCACGAAGTTGCTTCCGATGAACCCTGCGCCGCCGGTGACGAGGAGCTTCACGGGAACCTCCCTGGCGCGGTGCGCCGTGGGGCCGGGGGCGGATTGTAGCGCGGCGCGCGGGGCTTTGCAACGGGGGCGGTCGTTCCACGGGAGGCGCTCATGGGATGCGTCGGGCGCGAGGCTCTGAGGCTGGCCGCCGTTCTCGCCGGGGCCGCGGTCTGCGCGACGTCGTCACGGCCGAGCGCGCGGGCGGGCGATGCGCTCCCCGTGCCCAGCATCGAGTGGCAGCCGCGGCAGTACACCTGCTGCCGCGCGCCGGTCGCCCCGGAGATCGACGGGCGCCTGGATGAGCCGGCCTGGGCGGCCGCGCCCTGGACCGAGGACTTCACCGACATCGAGGGGCCGTCCCGGCCCGCGCCGCGCTTCCGCACGCGCGCGAAGATGCTCTGGGACGACCGGTTCCTCTACGTGGCGGCCGAACTCGAGGAGCCCGACGTCTGGGCCACGCTCCGCGAGCGCGACGCGGTCATCTACCACGACAACGACTTCGAGGTCTTCATCGACCCCGACGGCGACACGCACGCTTACTACGAGCTCGAGGTCAACCCGTTCGGCACCGAGTGGGATCTGCTGCTCCTGAGGCCGTACCGCGACGGCGGTCCGGCGGTGAACGCGTGGGACATCGCCGGGCTCCGCACGGCCGTGTTCGTGGACGGCACGCTCAACAGGCCGGGCGACGCCGACGGCGGCTGGACGGTCGAGATCGCGCTTCCGTGGTCCGTGCTCGCCGAGTGCGCGAACCGGCCCGCCCCGCCGCGGCACGGCGACGAGTGGCGCGTGAACTTCTCGCGCGTGGAGTGGCGCGCGCGACCGACGGCCGACGGGCGCTACGAGAAGCTCCTCGACGCCGCGACCGGGAAGCCGCTGCCCGAGGACAACTGGGTGTGGTCGCCTCAGGGCCTCATCGCGATGCACTACCCGGAGATGTGGGGCATCGTGCGGTTCGACGACGGGCAGGCGGCCGCGCGGGCAGGCGTGCCCCGGGATGCCGGCGAGGGCGGCGCCGCGTTCGAGCCGGACCCGCGGCACGCGGCTTCGTGGGAGCTCAGGCGCGTGTACTACGCCGAGCGGAACTGGCGCGCGGCGCACGGGACCTACACGGACGACCTGAGCGCCCTCGGCGAGGCGGCCGGCGGCGCCCTCGACGGGCGCGTCGGCGTGGCCGCGGGCGATGACTGGTTCGTGGCGACGCTCGAGCTGTCGGACGGGCGGGTCCTGCGCATCCGAGAGGACGGCCGCGTGTGGTGACGGCCGGCGGGCCGCGCCGCAGGCCCCGGGCCCGAGCGCGCGGCGCCCGGCGCCCTCCGAGGGAGACCCGATGAACCTGAACCTCCTCGACTGGTCCATCTTCGCGGCGGCGCTGGCCATGATGATGGGCGGCGTCCTGCTCGCGCGGAGCCAGATGCGCAGCGTTGCGGACTTCCTCGCGGCGGGCCGCACCGCCGGCCGCTACCTCCTGAGCCTCTCCCAGGGCATGGCGGGCTTAGGCGCCATCACGATCGTCGGCCTCCTCGAGATGAACTACGTCGCCGGGTTCTCGATGTCGTGGTGGGGGTTCACGATGAGTCTCGTGATCCTCATCATCACGGTCTCGGGATGGGTGGTCTACCGGTTCCGGCAGACCCGCGCGCTCACGCTTGCCCAGTTCTTCGAGATGCGCTACACGCGGAACTTCCGCGTGTTCGCCGGTCTCGTCGCGTACCTCTCGGGCGTCATCAACTTCGGCATCTTCCCCGCGGTGACGGCGCGGTTCTTCATCTACTACTGCGGACTGCCGCAGACCGTGCCGGTCTTCGGCGTCGCGGTCTCGACCTTCGCGCTCGTGATGGCCGCGCTCCTGTCCATCGCGATCTTCTTCGTGTTCCTCGGGGGCCAGGTCGGGATCATCATCACCGACTTCGCGCAGGGGCTCTTCGTCAACATCGTGTTCATCGTCATCGTGGTCTACCTCTTCAACGTCATCGACTGGACGCGCGTCATCGAGGGGCTCTCGATGGCGCCCGAGAACGCCTCGCTCATCAACCCGTTCAAGACGAGCCAGGTCAAGGACTTCAACTTCTGGTACTTCCTCATCGGCGTCTTCGGCGTCATCTACGGCGCCATGTCGTGGCAGGGGACTCAGGCCTACAACGCCTCGGCGAAGAGCGCGCACGAGGCGAAGATGGGCGGCGTCCTGTCGAACTGGCGCGGATTCCCGCAGGGGCTGTTCCTGCTGTTCGTACCCATCGTTGCCTACACCGTCATGCACCATCCCGACTTCGCCGCCGTCGCGGGACGCGTGAACGACGTCATCGGCGGCGCCGGGAACGAGGCCATTCAAAGCCAGCTTCGGACGCCGGTTCTGCTCACCAAGCTCCTGCCGCACGGGCTCCTCGGCGCGTTCGCGGCGGTGATGATGGCCGCGTTCATCACGACGGACGACACGTACCTGCACTCGTGGGGCAGCATCTTCGTGCAGGACGTTCTCATGCCGCTCCGGAAGAAGCCGCTCTCGCCGGCGCAGCACCTCCGCGCGCTCAGGCTGTCCATCCTCGGCGTCGCCGTGTTCGCGTTCTTCTTCAGCCTCCTGTTCCAACAGAGCGAGTACATCTTCCTGTTCTTCGCCATCACGGGCGCGATCTTCGCCGGCGGCTCGGGCGCCGTCATCATCGGCGGGCTGTACTGGCGGCGCGGCACGACGCCCGCGGCGTGGAGCGCGCTCATTGCCGGGTCCTCGATCGCCGTCGGCGGCATCCTCGTCCACCAGCTGCCGAAGGAGATGTTCGACGCCGCGCCGGCGGCCGCGTCGGCGATCGCCGGGGCGGGATGGCGCGCGCTCCGGTGGCTGCACAACGTGAACGGCCAGCAGTACTGGGCGCTGGCGATGGGCGCGTCGAGTCTTCTCTACGTGGTCGTGTCGCTTCTCGGGAAGCGCCCGGCGTGCGACTTCGACAGGCTGTTCCACCGCGGCGCGTACGACACGGCGCGCGAGACGACCGTCGTGGAGGCGCGCCCTGCCCGCGGGTGGCGGCTGCTCGGGATGGGGGAGGAGTTCACGCGCGGCGACAGGGCCATTTCCATCGCGAGCTACGTCTGGACGGCGGTCTGGCTCGTCGTGTTCTTCGTCGGGACGTCGTACAACCTCCACCACCGCGTGGACGACGCCGTGTGGGCGCGGTTCTGGAAGGCGTACTTCTACATCCAGCTCACGATGGCCGTGTTCGTCGTCACGTGGTTCTCGATCGGGGGGGTGAGGGACATCCGGTGGATGCTCCGGCGGCTCCGGGAGATGCCGCGCGACCACACGGACGACGGGACGGTGCGTCGGG
Encoded here:
- a CDS encoding sodium:solute symporter, with amino-acid sequence MNLNLLDWSIFAAALAMMMGGVLLARSQMRSVADFLAAGRTAGRYLLSLSQGMAGLGAITIVGLLEMNYVAGFSMSWWGFTMSLVILIITVSGWVVYRFRQTRALTLAQFFEMRYTRNFRVFAGLVAYLSGVINFGIFPAVTARFFIYYCGLPQTVPVFGVAVSTFALVMAALLSIAIFFVFLGGQVGIIITDFAQGLFVNIVFIVIVVYLFNVIDWTRVIEGLSMAPENASLINPFKTSQVKDFNFWYFLIGVFGVIYGAMSWQGTQAYNASAKSAHEAKMGGVLSNWRGFPQGLFLLFVPIVAYTVMHHPDFAAVAGRVNDVIGGAGNEAIQSQLRTPVLLTKLLPHGLLGAFAAVMMAAFITTDDTYLHSWGSIFVQDVLMPLRKKPLSPAQHLRALRLSILGVAVFAFFFSLLFQQSEYIFLFFAITGAIFAGGSGAVIIGGLYWRRGTTPAAWSALIAGSSIAVGGILVHQLPKEMFDAAPAAASAIAGAGWRALRWLHNVNGQQYWALAMGASSLLYVVVSLLGKRPACDFDRLFHRGAYDTARETTVVEARPARGWRLLGMGEEFTRGDRAISIASYVWTAVWLVVFFVGTSYNLHHRVDDAVWARFWKAYFYIQLTMAVFVVTWFSIGGVRDIRWMLRRLREMPRDHTDDGTVRREGER
- a CDS encoding GDP-mannose 4,6-dehydratase, coding for MKLLVTGGAGFIGSNFVRIYLARRPDCHIINIDKLTYAGNLENLR
- a CDS encoding carbohydrate-binding family 9-like protein, translating into MGCVGREALRLAAVLAGAAVCATSSRPSARAGDALPVPSIEWQPRQYTCCRAPVAPEIDGRLDEPAWAAAPWTEDFTDIEGPSRPAPRFRTRAKMLWDDRFLYVAAELEEPDVWATLRERDAVIYHDNDFEVFIDPDGDTHAYYELEVNPFGTEWDLLLLRPYRDGGPAVNAWDIAGLRTAVFVDGTLNRPGDADGGWTVEIALPWSVLAECANRPAPPRHGDEWRVNFSRVEWRARPTADGRYEKLLDAATGKPLPEDNWVWSPQGLIAMHYPEMWGIVRFDDGQAAARAGVPRDAGEGGAAFEPDPRHAASWELRRVYYAERNWRAAHGTYTDDLSALGEAAGGALDGRVGVAAGDDWFVATLELSDGRVLRIREDGRVW